A section of the Streptomyces sp. NBC_01591 genome encodes:
- the mfd gene encoding transcription-repair coupling factor, producing the protein MSLHGLLDVVVRDPALSEAVKAAGDGHRMHVDLVGPPAARPFAVAALARETGRTVLAVTATGREAEDLAAALRTLLPPDTIAEFPSWETLPHERLSPRSDTVGRRLAVLRRLAHPRKDDPETGPVSVVVAPIRSVLQPQVKGLGDLEPVVLRIGQSADLGKTVDALAAAAYSRVELVEKRGEFAVRGGILDVFPPTEEHPLRVEFWGDDVEEIRYFKIADQRSLEIAEHGLWAPPCRELLLTDEVRERAAALAEQHPELGELLGKIAEGIAVEGMESLAPVLVDDMELLLDVLPKGSMALVCDPERVRTRAADLVATSQEFLQASWAATAGGGEAPIDVGAASLWGIADVRDRARELEMMWWSVSPFAADEADQDDDTLKLGMHAPEAYRGDTARAFADTKGRLADGWRTVYVTEGQGLASRTVELLGGEGIAARLDPDLAEIAPSVVHVSCGAIDHGFVDPELKLAVLTETDLTGQRTATKDLGRMPARRRKTIDPLTLETGDYIVHEQHGVGRYIEMVQRTVQGATREYLLVEYAPAKRGQPGDRLYIPTDQLEQVTKYVGGEAPTLHRLGGADWTKTKARAKKAVKEIAADLIKLYSARMAAPGHVFGPDTPWQRELEDAFPYAETPDQLSTIAEVKEDMEKSVPMDRLICGDVGYGKTEIAVRAAFKAVQDGKQVAVLVPTTLLVQQHHGTFTERYSQFPVNVRALSRFQSEAESKSTLEGLREGSVDLVIGTHRLFSSETRFKDLGLVIVDEEQRFGVEHKEQLKKLRANVDVLTMSATPIPRTLEMAVTGIREMSTITTPPEERHPVLTFVGPYEEKQIGAAIRRELLREGQAFYIHNRVESIDRAAARLREIIPEARIATAHGQMSEQALEQVVVDFWEKKFDVLVSTTIVESGIDISNANTLIVERGDNFGLSQLHQLRGRVGRGRERGYAYFLYPPEKPLTETAHERLATIAQHTEMGAGMYVAMKDLEIRGAGNLLGGEQSGHIAGVGFDLYVRMVGEAVADYRASLEGGVEEEPPLEVKIELPVDAHVPHDYAPGERLRLQAYRAIASANTEDDIRAVREELTDRYGKLPEPVENLLLVAGLRMLARACGVGEIVLQGPNIRFAPVELRESQELRLKRLYPRTVIKPAVHQILVPRPTTGKVGGKPVVGRELLAWTGEFLTTILGS; encoded by the coding sequence ATGAGCCTGCACGGTCTGCTGGATGTCGTCGTACGTGACCCGGCACTCTCCGAAGCGGTGAAGGCCGCCGGCGACGGCCACCGGATGCACGTCGACCTCGTCGGTCCGCCCGCCGCCCGCCCCTTCGCCGTCGCCGCGCTGGCCCGCGAGACCGGGCGGACCGTGCTCGCCGTCACCGCGACCGGCCGGGAGGCCGAGGACCTGGCGGCCGCGCTGCGCACCCTGCTGCCGCCGGACACGATCGCCGAGTTCCCGTCCTGGGAGACCCTGCCGCACGAGCGGCTCTCGCCCCGCTCGGACACCGTGGGCCGCCGCCTCGCCGTGCTGCGGCGGCTGGCGCACCCGAGGAAGGACGACCCGGAGACCGGGCCGGTCTCCGTCGTCGTCGCGCCGATCCGCTCCGTGCTCCAGCCGCAGGTCAAGGGGCTCGGCGACCTGGAACCCGTGGTGCTGCGCATCGGACAGAGCGCCGACCTCGGCAAGACGGTCGACGCGCTCGCGGCAGCCGCGTACTCCCGGGTCGAACTGGTCGAGAAGCGTGGCGAGTTCGCCGTACGGGGCGGCATCCTGGACGTCTTCCCGCCGACCGAGGAGCACCCCCTTCGGGTGGAATTCTGGGGCGACGACGTCGAGGAGATCCGCTACTTCAAGATCGCCGACCAGCGGTCGCTGGAGATCGCCGAGCACGGGCTGTGGGCGCCGCCCTGCCGCGAGCTGCTGCTCACCGACGAGGTGCGGGAGCGGGCCGCCGCCCTCGCCGAACAGCACCCGGAGCTGGGCGAGCTGCTCGGCAAGATCGCCGAGGGGATCGCGGTGGAGGGCATGGAGTCCCTCGCCCCGGTCCTCGTCGACGACATGGAGCTGCTGCTCGACGTGCTGCCGAAGGGTTCGATGGCGCTGGTCTGCGACCCGGAGCGGGTCCGCACCAGGGCCGCCGACCTGGTCGCCACCAGCCAGGAGTTCCTCCAGGCGTCCTGGGCGGCCACCGCGGGCGGCGGCGAGGCCCCGATCGACGTCGGCGCGGCCTCCCTGTGGGGCATCGCGGACGTCCGGGACCGGGCCCGCGAGCTGGAGATGATGTGGTGGTCGGTCTCCCCGTTCGCCGCGGACGAAGCCGACCAGGACGACGACACGCTCAAGCTCGGCATGCACGCCCCGGAGGCGTACCGCGGCGACACCGCCCGCGCGTTCGCCGACACCAAGGGCCGGCTCGCCGACGGCTGGCGCACCGTGTACGTCACCGAGGGCCAGGGCCTCGCCTCCCGCACCGTCGAGCTGCTGGGCGGCGAGGGCATCGCCGCCCGCCTCGATCCGGACCTGGCGGAGATCGCCCCGTCCGTCGTCCATGTCTCCTGCGGCGCGATCGACCACGGCTTCGTCGACCCTGAGCTGAAGCTCGCCGTACTCACCGAGACGGACCTCACCGGGCAGCGCACCGCCACCAAGGACCTGGGCCGGATGCCGGCCCGCCGCCGCAAGACGATCGACCCGCTGACGCTGGAGACCGGCGACTACATCGTCCACGAACAGCACGGCGTCGGCCGTTACATCGAGATGGTGCAGCGCACCGTGCAGGGCGCCACCCGCGAGTACCTCCTCGTCGAGTACGCCCCCGCCAAGCGCGGCCAGCCCGGCGACCGCCTGTACATCCCGACCGACCAGCTGGAGCAGGTCACCAAGTACGTCGGCGGCGAGGCCCCCACCCTGCACCGGCTCGGCGGCGCCGACTGGACGAAGACCAAGGCGCGCGCCAAGAAGGCCGTCAAGGAGATCGCCGCCGACCTGATCAAGCTGTACTCGGCCCGGATGGCGGCGCCCGGCCATGTCTTCGGCCCCGACACCCCCTGGCAGCGCGAGCTGGAGGACGCCTTCCCGTACGCGGAGACGCCCGACCAGCTCTCCACCATCGCCGAGGTCAAGGAGGACATGGAGAAGTCCGTCCCGATGGACCGGCTGATCTGCGGCGACGTCGGCTACGGCAAGACGGAGATCGCGGTACGGGCGGCGTTCAAGGCGGTCCAGGACGGCAAGCAGGTCGCCGTTCTCGTCCCCACCACCCTCCTGGTCCAGCAGCACCACGGCACCTTCACCGAGCGCTACTCCCAATTCCCGGTCAACGTAAGGGCGCTGAGCCGCTTCCAGTCCGAGGCCGAGTCCAAATCGACTCTCGAAGGACTCCGCGAGGGCTCCGTCGACCTGGTCATCGGCACCCACCGCCTCTTCTCCTCCGAGACGAGGTTCAAGGACCTGGGCCTGGTCATCGTCGACGAGGAGCAGCGCTTCGGCGTCGAGCACAAGGAGCAGCTGAAGAAGCTCCGCGCCAACGTGGACGTCCTCACCATGTCCGCGACGCCCATCCCCCGTACGCTCGAAATGGCCGTGACCGGTATCCGCGAGATGTCGACGATCACCACGCCGCCCGAGGAGCGCCACCCGGTCCTCACCTTCGTGGGTCCGTACGAGGAGAAGCAGATCGGCGCGGCCATCCGCCGCGAACTGCTCCGCGAGGGCCAGGCGTTCTACATCCACAACCGCGTCGAGTCGATCGACCGGGCCGCCGCGCGGCTGCGGGAGATCATCCCCGAGGCGAGGATCGCCACCGCCCACGGCCAGATGTCCGAACAGGCCCTGGAGCAGGTGGTGGTGGACTTCTGGGAGAAGAAGTTCGACGTCCTGGTCTCCACGACGATCGTCGAGTCCGGCATCGACATCTCCAATGCCAACACCCTGATCGTGGAGCGCGGCGACAACTTCGGCCTCTCCCAGCTCCACCAGCTGCGCGGCCGCGTCGGCCGTGGCCGCGAACGCGGCTACGCGTACTTCCTCTACCCCCCGGAGAAGCCGCTCACCGAGACGGCCCACGAGCGCCTCGCCACGATCGCCCAGCACACCGAGATGGGTGCGGGCATGTACGTGGCGATGAAGGACCTGGAGATCCGCGGCGCCGGAAACCTCCTGGGCGGCGAGCAGTCCGGTCACATCGCGGGCGTCGGCTTCGACCTGTACGTACGCATGGTGGGCGAGGCGGTCGCCGACTACCGGGCCTCCCTCGAAGGCGGCGTGGAGGAGGAGCCGCCCCTGGAGGTCAAGATCGAGCTCCCGGTCGACGCCCACGTCCCCCACGACTACGCCCCCGGCGAGCGGCTGCGCCTCCAGGCGTACCGCGCCATCGCCTCCGCCAATACGGAGGACGACATCAGGGCGGTCCGCGAGGAACTCACCGACCGCTACGGCAAGCTCCCCGAACCGGTCGAGAACCTCCTCCTGGTCGCCGGCCTGCGCATGCTGGCCCGCGCCTGCGGCGTCGGCGAGATCGTGCTCCAGGGCCCGAACATCCGGTTCGCCCCGGTGGAACTGCGCGAATCGCAGGAGCTCCGCCTCAAGCGCCTCTACCCGAGGACGGTCATCAAGCCGGCCGTCCACCAGATCCTGGTCCCCCGCCCCACCACCGGCAAGGTGGGCGGCAAGCCGGTCGTCGGCCGCGAACTGCTGGCGTGGACGGGGGAGTTCCTCACGACGATCCTGGGGTCGTGA